From Gottschalkiaceae bacterium SANA:
CTTTTGCAAAAGACTTAGCGCTAGCGCTTCCTAAAAGGAAGAATGTAGTTAAGCTTTTTGGCCATCAGTGGCTGTATAATGAAGAAGATGAAGCTCAAGGTGAGGTGGCGGATTTGTTGCTTCAAAGCATTGAGTGGGACTTGAAGGAAACCATCCAAAGGGTGAAAGCCTTTGGCGGGGTTGCTGTTCCTGCGCATGTGGACAAGGCAGCTAACAGTCTTGTGGCAACATTGGGGTTTGTACCGCCGGATCTACCGGTGGCTACTCTTGAGATCAGCGGGCGATACGATCGTGAAAATGATCCGATGATGCTAGCTTCTTTTCAATTGATTCGATCTTCCGATGCACATTTTTTACGAGATCTATTGGAGGCGGAAGAAATTTACGAACTGCCAACCTGTAGTCGCGAGGCCATGTTGGCTTATTTACGAGGAGGGGAATGAGATGCGTGATCTTTCCTTGCACCTGTTGGATTTGGCTGAAAATGCCATACGGGCGGAAGCTACCTTGGTGCATGTTTTGGTAGAGGAGTCTCCATCAAGCAACCGACTGAAACTAGCCATTATTGATAATGGGAAAGGGATGAGTCCGGAATTCTTGGCTTCGGTGAAGAGCCCGTTTTCAACCACAAGAACCACACGTAAAGTGGGACTGGGCATTCCCTTGATGAAAGCGACTGCGGAGCGGTCGGGTGGAAATCTGACGATTGACTCTACTTTGGGAAAAGGAACAACCATTATTACGGAACTGGAATATAACCATATCGATCGACCACCCCTGGGACGGGTTGAGGATACGATCGTAAGTTTGATGTCTTTCCATCATGGAATTGATATCCATTTCACCTATCGTTATGATGCGAAGGTGTTTGAATTTCATACCGAGGAAATTAAGGCGATTTATACGGATCTTGATTATTACCCCACCGAAGTGCTGGCGTGGGTAAAGACTTATCTTTTGGAGAATATGGAGGAACAAAAGAGTCAAATTCCTAATCAAGCGTGATAATTATTTAACGCTTGTATTGGTGGTTTTTTCAGTGTTATAATGAATTTGATTTAAAATAGAATTTGTCAAATCAAAGCATCAGGGGAAATCCTGAGCTTTTTTTGGGCTTATGTTGCATAATGTATACAAAGTGAAAAAAGTAAGATTGGGGTGAAAGAGATGGGTGAAAAAGTATTTACATTTAGTGGAGGAATCCATCCGCCGCATTTTAAGAAGCAGACTGAAAAGTTGGCTTTAGCGAATGCCGAGTTGCCGAAAATGGTAACGATTCCTCTTCAGCAACACATTGGAGCACCTTGTCAACCAATTGTAGCGGTAGGCGATCTCGTAAAGGTAGGTCAAGTCATTGGACAGGCAGAAGCCTTCGTCAGTGCGCCGATCCACTCGAGCGTGTCGGGTACCGTTAAAAAAATTGGTAAGTTTCTAGCGCCAGGCGGCGCGACAACTTGTGTTGTCATTGAAGCGGACGGGGAGGATGCTTGGGATGAAAGCATTCAACCAACGAAAAACTGGCTGCAAGCCGATGCAAAGGACTTATTACGTATTGTTAAAGAAGCAGGAATTACCGGTATGGGTGGGGCATCGTTCCCAACTCATGTCAAACTGTCTCCACCGAAAGATAAGCCAATTGATGTGGTAATCTTGAACGGTGCAGAGTGTGAGCCTTATTTGACTGCCGATCATCGTTTGATGTTGGAAATGCCAGAGAAGGTTGTTACTGGATTGAAAGTTATGATGCGGATTCTTGGGGTTACAACTGGATACATCGGGATTGAAAATAACAAGATGGACGCAGTAGCGGCAATGGAAAGAGCCGTTGCAGATGAGCCTGGCATTGAAGTGCGCGTTATGCAGGTCAAATACCCACAGGGTGATGAAAAACGCTTAATCAACGCAACAACAGGACGTGTAGTCCCTTCAGGAGCCCTTCCTATGGAAGTTGGCGCTGTTGTTTCTAATGTTGGAACTGCAGCAGCGATCTGTGATGCTGTTGTAGAAGGCAAGCCGGTTATAGAACGGATTGTAACAATTACGGGTTCAGCGATTGAACAACCAAAGAACTTGGTGGTTCGAATTGGAACGCAGTTTTCAGAAGTGATTGAACAATGCGGCGGTTACAAAGGAACACCTGGGAAACTTCTAATGGGTGGACCGATGATGGGCTTGGCGCAATATACTGATGAGGTTCCAGTGATTAAGGGAACGTCGGGAATCTTGGTTCTTTCAGAAGAAGATGCACGTCTACCTGAACCATCTGCATGTATTCGTTGTGGAAAATGTGTGGATGCTTGTCCGATTAATTTGCTTCCTCTGTTTATCAGTCGATATTCTTTGAACGGCGACTTTGAAGCCGCAGAAAAATATCGTGCTATGGATTGTATTCAATGTGGGTCATGCTCCTTTGTATGTCCGGCAAAACGTCCATTGGTTGAAGCGATTCGTGTGGCACGAGGCGAGATTATCGCGAAAAGAAGAAAGGGCTAGGGGGAAGAATCAATGAAGAATAAACTAATTGCTTCTTCATCACCGCATATTCGTTCGAAAGATACAACGACTACGGTGATGCGTGATGTGTTGATTGCTTTGGCTCCAGCGGCTCTTGCAGGGATTTATTTCTTTGGATTTGGCGCGGTGAAGATTTATCTTCTATCCATTGCTTCAGCGGTTATAACGGAATATATTATTCAAAAATTCATATTAAAAACAAGCGTAACGATTGGTGACTTGAGTGCGGTTGTAACGGCAGTACTTTTGTCCATGACTTTGCCTGTAACGGCACCATGGTGGATTCCAGTAATTGGCGCAGCCTTTGCCATTGGTATTGTAAAGCAAGCCTTTGGTGGAATTGGCAGCAACTTTATGAATCCTGCTTTGGCGGCACGTGCATTTATGGTGGCGTCTTGGCCAGTGATTATGACAGGTAGCTGGGTAACACCAGGTGTGGATGCCGTATCAACGGCAACACCCTTGGGTTTGATCAAAGAAAGTGGCGGATTTGGCGCTTTGAGTGAAGCTGGTGTGAATTTTACGGATCTTTTGATCGGTAATGTGGCTGGCTGTTTGGGTGAAACCAGTGCGCTTCTGTTGATTCTTGGTGGATTGTATCTGCTATGGAAGAAGGTTATCTCTTGGAGAATTCCAGTGGCCTATATCGGGACAGTTGCAGTGTTATACTTGGTAACAGGCGCCGCGATGAGCGAGATCTTGGTTCAATTGGCAGCAGGTGGTTTGATGTTGGGTGCCTTCTTTATGGCAACTGATTATGTATCTTCTCCTGTAACACCTAAGGGTCGACTGATTTTTGGTATCGGTTGTGGGGTCTTAACCTTTGTTATTCGTAAATTCGGTGGATACCCAGAGGGTGTTTTGTACTCTATTCTTTTGATGAATGTGGTATCACCATTGATTGATCGTTATACGACACCGAAAGTATTTGGGGAGGTGAAAAAGGCATGAAAGAAACAATAAAACTAGGGTTCACCTTATTCCTATTTACAGCGATTGCCGCTTTAATCCTTGCCTATTCCAATGGTGTAACAGCACCGGAAATTGAAAAGGTGGAAGAACAAATTAAGAATCAAGCGCGGATGGAGATTCTACCGTCAGCCGATGCCTTTGAAGTAGTGGAAGGCATTGATGGAGCCCAAGAAGTTTATGCGGGCATGGCAGGTGGAGAAACCGTTGGCTATACATTGAATATGGTTTCTTCAGGATACGGCGGAGATTTGGAAGTTGCAGTTGGAATCTCAAATGACGGAACTGTTTCCGGCATTAAGATTTTGAAGCATTCGGAAACGCCTGGCTTGGGTGCAAATGCCAAGAATCCTTCCTTTTCGGATCAATACAAGGGCAAGTCTGTAAATACCATGATCGAAGTGGTGAAGACACCGCCTACCGCTGATGAAGAAATTCAAGCAATTACCGGCGCGACGATTACCTCCCGTGCCGTAACCAAAGCCGTCAACGAAGCTCGTGAAATTTATACGAGCACGTTGCAGTAGGGGGGAGACAGATGAAGAAGAATTTAGGACAAGTATTGAAGAATGGCTTGATCGATGAGAACCCAACCTTTGTGCAATTGTTGGGCATGTGTCCGACCTTGGCAGTAACCACATCAGCAACTGATGGTCTAGCCATGGGACTTGCTACAACAACAGTATTGGTGGGTTCAAACCTAGTGATCTCGGCATTGAGAAAAGTGATTCCAGATAAGATTCGTATCCCGGCGTTTATCGTCATAATTGCGACTTTTGTAACGATTATCGAGATGTTTATGCATGCATACGCCATTGATCTGTATGGATCTTTGGGTCTCTTTATTCCATTGATTGTTGTAAACTGCATTATCTTGGGTCGTGCGGAATCCTTCGCATCCAAGAACACGGCACCAGCTTCCATTGTAGATGGTTTGGGTATGGGTCTT
This genomic window contains:
- the rsxC gene encoding electron transport complex subunit RsxC, with the translated sequence MGEKVFTFSGGIHPPHFKKQTEKLALANAELPKMVTIPLQQHIGAPCQPIVAVGDLVKVGQVIGQAEAFVSAPIHSSVSGTVKKIGKFLAPGGATTCVVIEADGEDAWDESIQPTKNWLQADAKDLLRIVKEAGITGMGGASFPTHVKLSPPKDKPIDVVILNGAECEPYLTADHRLMLEMPEKVVTGLKVMMRILGVTTGYIGIENNKMDAVAAMERAVADEPGIEVRVMQVKYPQGDEKRLINATTGRVVPSGALPMEVGAVVSNVGTAAAICDAVVEGKPVIERIVTITGSAIEQPKNLVVRIGTQFSEVIEQCGGYKGTPGKLLMGGPMMGLAQYTDEVPVIKGTSGILVLSEEDARLPEPSACIRCGKCVDACPINLLPLFISRYSLNGDFEAAEKYRAMDCIQCGSCSFVCPAKRPLVEAIRVARGEIIAKRRKG
- a CDS encoding RnfABCDGE type electron transport complex subunit D; translated protein: MKNKLIASSSPHIRSKDTTTTVMRDVLIALAPAALAGIYFFGFGAVKIYLLSIASAVITEYIIQKFILKTSVTIGDLSAVVTAVLLSMTLPVTAPWWIPVIGAAFAIGIVKQAFGGIGSNFMNPALAARAFMVASWPVIMTGSWVTPGVDAVSTATPLGLIKESGGFGALSEAGVNFTDLLIGNVAGCLGETSALLLILGGLYLLWKKVISWRIPVAYIGTVAVLYLVTGAAMSEILVQLAAGGLMLGAFFMATDYVSSPVTPKGRLIFGIGCGVLTFVIRKFGGYPEGVLYSILLMNVVSPLIDRYTTPKVFGEVKKA
- a CDS encoding ATP-binding protein — translated: MRDLSLHLLDLAENAIRAEATLVHVLVEESPSSNRLKLAIIDNGKGMSPEFLASVKSPFSTTRTTRKVGLGIPLMKATAERSGGNLTIDSTLGKGTTIITELEYNHIDRPPLGRVEDTIVSLMSFHHGIDIHFTYRYDAKVFEFHTEEIKAIYTDLDYYPTEVLAWVKTYLLENMEEQKSQIPNQA
- a CDS encoding PHP domain-containing protein — its product is MKVAADLHIHSGLSPCGHDDMTPHNICGMASVKELQMIAVTDHNSVGNLRRLEAAAQDYGIILLPGIEIQTREEIHVLGYFPTVEAAEAFAKDLALALPKRKNVVKLFGHQWLYNEEDEAQGEVADLLLQSIEWDLKETIQRVKAFGGVAVPAHVDKAANSLVATLGFVPPDLPVATLEISGRYDRENDPMMLASFQLIRSSDAHFLRDLLEAEEIYELPTCSREAMLAYLRGGE
- a CDS encoding electron transport complex subunit E encodes the protein MKKNLGQVLKNGLIDENPTFVQLLGMCPTLAVTTSATDGLAMGLATTTVLVGSNLVISALRKVIPDKIRIPAFIVIIATFVTIIEMFMHAYAIDLYGSLGLFIPLIVVNCIILGRAESFASKNTAPASIVDGLGMGLGFAGALTVLGSIRELLGVGSIFGHVILGGSFKPAIMMILPPGAFITLGLLIALYQHSKIRKEGR
- a CDS encoding RnfABCDGE type electron transport complex subunit G yields the protein MKETIKLGFTLFLFTAIAALILAYSNGVTAPEIEKVEEQIKNQARMEILPSADAFEVVEGIDGAQEVYAGMAGGETVGYTLNMVSSGYGGDLEVAVGISNDGTVSGIKILKHSETPGLGANAKNPSFSDQYKGKSVNTMIEVVKTPPTADEEIQAITGATITSRAVTKAVNEAREIYTSTLQ